The window CTGCGGCTGAATCGAAAATAAAGAAAATTAAAGTTAAGAAGAATAATCACAGTCATGCTTTTAATGGTTCGGCTGCTTATTCTGCTATTGTAATTGGGGCTTCTACTGGAGGCCCAGGAGCAATCGAAACCTTACTAAAGCAACTGCCTAATAATCTGATTTTACCAGTCATTATTGCGCAGCATATGCCTGATAGTTTTATCACTTCTTTTGCTAAAAGATTAGATGCGCTATCCGATTTACATGTGAAAGTTGCAGAGTCAGGTGAAGAAATTAAGTCAGGTTACATATATATAGCACCAGGTCATGCTAATATGAGGTTAAGAAAAAACCCGCATTCTGGAGCTGTTATAGTGAATTTTACGGATAAGGTGTATACAGAATTCAATAATCCCTCAATTGATTGTCTTTTGGAATCCGCATCTGAAATATACGGAAATAAAATGATCGGTCTCATTTTGACAGGAATGGGAAGAGATGGTACTGAAGGTTTGAAAAAAGTAAAAGCAAAAGGTGGGATTACAATTGCTCAAGATGAAGATACCTCAGTTGTATATGGTATGCCAAAAAGTGCTTTTGATTCTGGCGCTACAGATCGATTGGTGCCTTTGAATCAATTGGGAGGTTACATTGTAAGCTGTTTATAGAATATTATGGCTATGTCAAATAAGGAACAAGAATATAAAAAGTTATTTATCTCAGAGGCTGATTCAAGCGTGGAGGAGTTGGAAACACTACTTACACAATTAGAAAAATCACCTAAGGATCAGAAAACAATTGATTCAATCTTTAGAATTACGCATACCTTAAAAGGTAATGCAGCTGGAATGGGGTTTGAATTGATATCTAAATTTTCTCATGCGCTGGAGGATTTATTTTCGGAGATCAAACAAGCCAATATTAATATAGAAAGTGAAATTTTTTCTACTTTATTCAAAGCGGTTGATACTCTAAAAGAACTTGTTCAATCTCTTTCTGATGACAGCCTTAATGTTCGTTATAGAGGAATCCAGCGTAAGCTTGAGGTTATTGTTGAAAACAGTAAAAAGCAAGAATCCTATGCAGAAACAGCATCTGTAAAAGAAGTTGAGGACAAA is drawn from Marivirga arenosa and contains these coding sequences:
- the cheB gene encoding chemotaxis-specific protein-glutamate methyltransferase CheB, whose product is MTNAKTISTLIVEDSALMRILLSDILKSDPSIELVGTAKNGKEGVEKARLLEPDVIISDMIMPDYDGVYLVEKVMKESPTPVILLSSLEKNDGLVFDALQKGAFDFLDKPKDDITNSIKAKNYPLTKLVKAAAESKIKKIKVKKNNHSHAFNGSAAYSAIVIGASTGGPGAIETLLKQLPNNLILPVIIAQHMPDSFITSFAKRLDALSDLHVKVAESGEEIKSGYIYIAPGHANMRLRKNPHSGAVIVNFTDKVYTEFNNPSIDCLLESASEIYGNKMIGLILTGMGRDGTEGLKKVKAKGGITIAQDEDTSVVYGMPKSAFDSGATDRLVPLNQLGGYIVSCL